The stretch of DNA CACGTCGAGTTCCACACTCGCGAGGGTGAGGTCAAGGCCGTCAACGGCGTCAACTACAGCGTGGACGCGGGCGAGACGCTCGCCGTCCTCGGTGAGTCGGGCTCCGGCAAGTCCGTGACGGCCCAGGCCATCATGGGCATCCTCGACATGCCGCCCGGCAAGATCCCGCAGGGAGAGATCCTCTTCCGCGGGCAGGACATGCTGAAGATGTCCAACGAGGAGCGCAGGAAGATCCGTGGTCGCAAGATCGCGATGATCTTCCAGGACGCCCTGTCGTCGCTCAACCCCGTGCTCTCGGTGGGCTATCAGCTCGGCGAGATGTTCCGGGTGCACGACGGGCTCGGCCGCAAGCAGGCCAAGGCCAAGGCCATCGATCTGATGGACCGGGTGAAGATCCCGGCGGCCAAGGAGCGGGTGAACGACTACCCGCACCAGTTCTCGGGCGGTATGCGCCAGCGCATCATGATCGCGATGGCGCTCGCCCTGGAGCCGGATCTGATCATCGCGGACGAGCCGACGACGGCGCTCGATGTCACCGTCCAGGCGCAGGTCATGGACCTGCTGGCCGACCTTCAGCGCGAGTACAACATGGGCCTGATCCTGATCACCCACGACCTCGGCGTGGTCGCCGACGTCGCGGACAAGATCGCGGTCATGTACGCGGGCCGGATCGTCGAGACGGCCCCGGTCCACGAACTCTACAAGCGCCCCGCGCACCCGTACACGCGCGGTCTGCTCGAGTCGATTCCCCGGCTCGACCAGAAGGGCCAGGAGCTTTACGCGATCAAGGGCCTGCCGCCCAACCTGCTCCACATTCCGTCCGGTTGCGCCTTCAACCCGCGCTGCCCCAAGGCGCAGGACATCTGCCGTACGGACGTCCCGGCCCTGGTGCAGGTGTCGGAGCAGGACGGCGGGGAGCTGCCGGGTCGCGGCAGCGCGTGCCACTTCTGGAAGGAGACGATCCATGGCTGAGCTCAAGAA from Streptomyces sp. BA2 encodes:
- a CDS encoding ABC transporter ATP-binding protein translates to MTSIDIKEDSVPAPRSGEEKGGRLLDVKDLHVEFHTREGEVKAVNGVNYSVDAGETLAVLGESGSGKSVTAQAIMGILDMPPGKIPQGEILFRGQDMLKMSNEERRKIRGRKIAMIFQDALSSLNPVLSVGYQLGEMFRVHDGLGRKQAKAKAIDLMDRVKIPAAKERVNDYPHQFSGGMRQRIMIAMALALEPDLIIADEPTTALDVTVQAQVMDLLADLQREYNMGLILITHDLGVVADVADKIAVMYAGRIVETAPVHELYKRPAHPYTRGLLESIPRLDQKGQELYAIKGLPPNLLHIPSGCAFNPRCPKAQDICRTDVPALVQVSEQDGGELPGRGSACHFWKETIHG